The following are from one region of the Methanoculleus caldifontis genome:
- a CDS encoding SDR family oxidoreductase, with amino-acid sequence MRYIVTGGAGFIGSNLAEHLSRDHEVVIVDDLTSGQRQNIERIMDNSRVTFVEGSVTDLDLLMEIFAGADGIFHQAAIASVPRSVKDPLETNAVNAAGTVNVLWAAKECGVPSVVTASTSAIYGDDPVFPKRETMAPTPLSPYAVSKLAGEYYGKVFADLYGIRTVFLRYFNVFGPRQDPNSEYAAVIPKFITRLLDGKPPIVYGDGEQTRDFIFVADVVQANIRAMESEARGVFNIAGGRRISLNELAASLSEITGVDLRPVYEPPRAGDVRDSLAEISRAEEAFGFSPRYTLEAGLRETVEWFRDGRGGRRR; translated from the coding sequence ATGCGCTACATCGTCACCGGCGGTGCCGGGTTCATCGGGTCCAACCTCGCAGAACATCTCTCACGCGACCACGAGGTCGTGATCGTCGACGACCTCACCTCCGGGCAGCGTCAGAATATCGAGCGCATCATGGACAACTCCCGCGTGACCTTCGTCGAGGGGAGCGTCACCGACCTCGACCTCCTGATGGAGATCTTTGCTGGTGCGGACGGCATCTTCCACCAGGCGGCGATCGCTTCGGTCCCCCGCTCCGTGAAAGACCCTCTCGAGACGAACGCGGTGAACGCGGCCGGGACCGTGAACGTCCTCTGGGCCGCGAAAGAGTGCGGCGTCCCGTCGGTCGTCACGGCCTCCACCTCGGCGATCTACGGGGACGACCCGGTCTTCCCCAAGCGGGAGACGATGGCGCCGACTCCGCTCTCTCCCTACGCGGTCTCGAAACTCGCGGGCGAGTACTACGGGAAGGTCTTTGCCGACCTCTACGGCATCCGGACGGTCTTCCTCCGTTACTTCAACGTCTTCGGGCCCCGACAGGACCCGAACTCCGAGTACGCCGCGGTGATCCCGAAGTTCATCACCCGGTTGCTCGACGGGAAGCCCCCGATCGTCTACGGCGACGGGGAGCAGACCCGTGACTTCATCTTCGTCGCGGACGTGGTGCAGGCGAATATCAGGGCGATGGAGAGCGAGGCCCGGGGAGTCTTCAACATCGCCGGCGGCCGCCGGATCAGCCTCAACGAACTCGCCGCCAGCCTATCGGAGATCACCGGCGTAGACCTCCGGCCGGTATACGAACCGCCGCGAGCGGGAGATGTGCGCGACTCTCTCGCGGAGATCTCCCGGGCGGAGGAGGCCTTCGGGTTCTCCCCCCGTTACACCCTCGAAGCAGGGCTCCGCGAGACCGTGGAGTGGTTCCGGGATGGTCGGGGCGGAAGACGCCGGTGA
- a CDS encoding tetratricopeptide repeat protein yields MPQLITPEIVRKGDNRDAPRAYNDATVQNPHSPTVLNNIGVALERQGRYEEALAAFSAALVCDNDDVYAWNNRAVILTRLGRLQEAVLSCTQALAIDRSCIFAWVTYGTVLSRLGKYPEAESALAVAEDLDPQARALYPGNLTMTRA; encoded by the coding sequence ATGCCCCAACTGATTACACCGGAGATCGTCCGGAAGGGTGATAACAGGGACGCACCACGGGCGTACAACGATGCGACGGTGCAGAACCCGCATAGCCCGACGGTTTTAAACAACATCGGCGTGGCGCTTGAGAGGCAGGGACGCTACGAGGAAGCGCTCGCTGCATTCAGTGCCGCGCTCGTCTGCGACAACGACGACGTCTATGCCTGGAACAACCGGGCGGTGATCCTCACCCGGCTCGGCCGTCTCCAGGAGGCGGTGCTCTCCTGCACGCAGGCGCTCGCGATCGACCGGTCGTGCATCTTCGCCTGGGTCACCTACGGCACGGTGCTCAGCAGGCTCGGGAAGTACCCGGAGGCGGAATCGGCTCTTGCGGTTGCTGAAGATCTCGACCCGCAGGCGCGGGCGCTCTATCCCGGCAACCTGACGATGACCCGGGCGTAA
- a CDS encoding mannose-1-phosphate guanylyltransferase/mannose-6-phosphate isomerase, producing MKTLILAGGSGTRLFPLSREHYPKQFIPLVDDESLFQKTVRRSLLFSSPQDIAIVTNTEHRFLVRDQLAAIGCDCRVLVEPVGRNTLPAIYYGVREVAEDGAGTVAVLPSDHLITATAPFHEAFRRAERLAKDYLVVFGVRPTSPHTGYGYIRPGEPLADGSVVDAFVEKPDLPTAERYVADGYLWNSGMFCFDAALFLAECETCAPEVVRAFEHPVEEAYAATPALSIDYGIMEKTRRAVVVPLEADWNDVGNFDALYAALQKNGNGNAVRGEHIGIDSSENLILADRLIATVGVHNLAIVETKDAILIADRDEAQRVGEIAKALRERGDSRAFFHTRVHRPWGSYTNLEEGRAYKIKRVTVPPKRRLSLQMHHHRSEHWVVVTGCAEVTIGEKTYLLRNGESTFVPAGTVHRLANPGLLPLELIEVQIGEYTGEDDIVRYEDDFERA from the coding sequence ATGAAGACGCTCATACTTGCAGGCGGGAGCGGCACCCGCCTCTTCCCGCTCTCACGGGAACACTACCCGAAACAGTTCATCCCGCTGGTCGACGACGAGTCTCTCTTCCAGAAGACCGTGAGGAGGTCGCTCCTCTTCTCCTCTCCGCAGGATATCGCCATCGTCACGAACACGGAGCATAGGTTCCTGGTCCGGGACCAGCTTGCCGCCATCGGGTGCGACTGCCGGGTCCTCGTCGAACCGGTGGGCAGGAACACCCTGCCGGCGATCTACTACGGCGTCCGGGAGGTCGCCGAAGACGGGGCCGGGACGGTCGCGGTGCTGCCCTCGGACCACCTGATCACCGCTACCGCACCGTTCCACGAGGCGTTCCGGCGGGCGGAGCGGCTCGCGAAGGACTACCTGGTGGTCTTCGGGGTGCGGCCGACCTCGCCCCACACCGGCTACGGCTACATCCGGCCGGGAGAGCCTCTCGCGGACGGCTCGGTCGTGGACGCCTTCGTGGAGAAGCCGGATCTCCCCACCGCGGAGCGCTACGTTGCAGACGGCTACCTCTGGAACTCCGGCATGTTCTGTTTTGATGCCGCCCTCTTCCTTGCCGAGTGCGAGACCTGCGCACCGGAGGTCGTCAGGGCGTTCGAGCACCCCGTCGAGGAAGCATACGCTGCAACTCCCGCTCTCTCCATCGATTACGGGATCATGGAGAAGACCCGGCGGGCGGTGGTCGTGCCGCTCGAGGCCGACTGGAACGACGTAGGAAACTTCGACGCGCTTTATGCCGCCCTGCAAAAGAACGGAAACGGCAACGCCGTCAGGGGCGAGCATATCGGGATCGATTCTTCCGAGAACCTGATCCTCGCGGACCGGCTGATCGCCACCGTCGGGGTCCACAACCTCGCGATCGTCGAGACGAAAGACGCCATCCTCATTGCCGACCGGGACGAGGCCCAGCGGGTGGGCGAGATCGCAAAGGCTCTCCGCGAGAGGGGGGACTCCCGTGCGTTCTTCCATACGCGGGTCCACCGGCCCTGGGGCTCCTACACGAACCTCGAGGAAGGGCGGGCATACAAGATCAAGCGGGTCACGGTCCCCCCGAAACGGCGGCTATCGCTGCAGATGCACCACCACCGCTCCGAGCACTGGGTGGTCGTCACCGGGTGCGCCGAGGTGACGATCGGCGAGAAGACGTACCTTCTCCGGAACGGCGAGTCCACCTTCGTCCCGGCGGGGACGGTCCACCGGCTCGCGAACCCCGGCCTCCTGCCGCTCGAACTGATCGAGGTGCAGATCGGGGAGTATACCGGCGAGGACGACATCGTCCGGTACGAGGACGACTTCGAGCGGGCGTGA
- a CDS encoding cation:proton antiporter, with protein sequence MESAALAIEIQMSLLLFLALAGYLVASRINQSATIGAILVGVLVGPSVLGLITYTDFVATLAHLGAIILLFVIGFEFNVKDIIDPRYGVIALLGVIIPWIGGYATTIFFGFDFASAVFVGTALTATSIAITANVLKEIGVLQTGAARAIIGAAVIDDVLSLIVLAIAIDLTVGGDVSVTSVALMLARAVGFIIIAGAVGYFGIRKVIERMDGTPLARKYPEFIFIFAMMMAFLYAMLADLAGLSGIIGAFLAGISFAEVRLRQSKGVHEGAEYFQIVFASIFFISLGILADIRALTSDMVVFLAVLTLVAIATKVIGCGIPARAMGICREDSLIIGFGMAPRGEVAMIVALIGLEAGLIGQQIFVVVVLMSLLTTLITPIVYRNWFYKGAYCTTE encoded by the coding sequence ATGGAAAGCGCAGCTTTAGCAATTGAGATTCAGATGAGTCTCCTCCTCTTCCTCGCACTCGCCGGCTACCTCGTGGCATCCCGAATCAACCAGTCGGCGACGATCGGGGCAATTCTCGTGGGGGTTCTCGTCGGACCGAGTGTGCTCGGCCTGATCACTTACACGGACTTCGTCGCGACCCTGGCGCATCTTGGGGCTATCATCCTCCTCTTCGTCATCGGTTTCGAGTTTAACGTCAAGGATATTATCGATCCGCGCTACGGAGTCATCGCCCTCCTCGGTGTGATCATCCCATGGATAGGCGGCTACGCCACTACCATCTTCTTCGGGTTCGACTTCGCGAGCGCGGTCTTCGTCGGTACGGCGCTGACCGCGACGAGTATCGCCATCACCGCAAACGTCCTCAAAGAGATCGGCGTGCTCCAGACCGGGGCCGCGAGAGCGATCATCGGTGCTGCGGTCATCGACGACGTCCTCTCCCTTATCGTGCTCGCCATCGCCATCGATCTTACGGTCGGCGGCGACGTCTCGGTAACGTCGGTCGCCCTGATGCTCGCCAGAGCCGTGGGATTCATCATCATCGCCGGAGCCGTCGGGTACTTCGGCATACGGAAAGTCATCGAGCGGATGGACGGAACTCCCCTGGCACGGAAGTACCCGGAATTCATCTTCATCTTCGCCATGATGATGGCGTTTCTGTATGCAATGCTCGCCGACCTGGCGGGCTTATCGGGCATCATCGGTGCGTTCCTCGCCGGGATCTCCTTTGCCGAGGTCAGACTCCGGCAGAGCAAGGGCGTCCACGAAGGTGCCGAGTACTTCCAGATCGTCTTCGCCTCGATCTTCTTCATATCGCTTGGAATCCTCGCGGACATCCGTGCACTCACCTCCGACATGGTCGTCTTCCTCGCGGTGCTGACCCTGGTCGCCATCGCCACCAAGGTTATCGGGTGCGGTATCCCCGCCCGGGCGATGGGGATATGCCGTGAGGACTCCCTCATCATCGGGTTCGGCATGGCCCCCCGGGGCGAGGTGGCGATGATCGTCGCCCTGATCGGGCTGGAGGCGGGGCTCATCGGCCAGCAAATCTTCGTGGTGGTCGTCCTGATGAGTCTGCTGACCACGCTCATCACCCCTATCGTCTACCGGAACTGGTTCTACAAAGGGGCCTACTGCACGACGGAGTGA
- a CDS encoding ferritin-like domain-containing protein: MDAENYRSIISNAIEREIEAYTFYRTVREKVTDENLKNLFNELAGEETGHRKTLEGFLTKEPAKLGFNTQRDYKVADSLETPPLSADLRPLDGLVIAIRKELDAMQMYTQLASLSDDPQQKELFQSLAAMERGHKARLEDLYTNMAFPEVW; this comes from the coding sequence ATGGATGCCGAAAATTACCGTTCAATCATATCGAATGCCATCGAGAGGGAGATCGAGGCCTACACCTTCTACCGGACGGTCCGGGAGAAGGTCACGGATGAGAACTTAAAGAATCTTTTCAACGAACTTGCCGGGGAGGAGACCGGCCACAGAAAGACCCTCGAGGGCTTTCTCACGAAAGAGCCGGCGAAACTCGGCTTTAACACGCAGCGGGACTACAAGGTCGCCGACTCCCTGGAGACTCCCCCGCTCTCGGCCGACTTAAGGCCGCTCGACGGCCTCGTGATCGCAATCAGGAAGGAACTCGACGCGATGCAGATGTACACCCAGCTCGCGAGCCTGAGCGACGACCCACAGCAGAAGGAGTTGTTCCAGAGCCTTGCCGCGATGGAGCGGGGCCACAAGGCGCGCCTTGAGGACCTCTACACCAACATGGCGTTTCCCGAAGTCTGGTGA
- a CDS encoding threonine--tRNA ligase yields the protein MRLLLIHSDHIEYETRKKTKVAEEDVIPKDALDEALAVFCAVESVDEENIEDSVRQAADEIVATARQLGTTNIMIYPYAHLSADLSSPEAAVSALKGIEEALAGKGGLVVKRAPFGWYKAFSLTCKGHPLSELSRTIVPGEGGAAAPKKEIQHEFFVLTPEGERKDPADYAEEKTPFASLIRKELGYPNPEGAEPVHVDLMRAKELVEYEPRADVGNHRWMPRGKLIRDLLSDYVLARVLEYGGMPVETPVMYDLADKAISEHAAKFGERQYRFKSGNRDMMLRFAACFGMFSIMHDMHISPNTLPMKLYELSTYSFRHEQKGEVIGLKRLRAFTMPDMHTLCRDVDGALAAFEEQLVMGWKSGEDLETPLVGVIRCTRDFYDQYELWVKKMVAVSGVPMLIEVLSDRVHYWIAKVDLAAIDAQGRPIENPTVQIDVESANRFDIKYYTPEGTEVHPPILHCSPTGSIERVICAMLEGTAAQEVPSFPAWLAPTQVRLVPVAERHVCFAEEISARLNAACIRADVDDRDESVNKKVREAGMDWVPYVAVIGDQEAETGRLTVTIRKLSEKKKPYKEMMTESELIQAVRMETAGKPFRPLYTPRQLSRKPRFI from the coding sequence ATGCGACTTCTCCTGATCCATTCCGATCATATCGAATACGAGACCCGGAAGAAGACGAAGGTCGCCGAAGAGGATGTCATCCCCAAGGATGCCCTCGACGAGGCGCTCGCCGTCTTCTGTGCGGTAGAATCCGTTGACGAAGAGAACATAGAGGACTCCGTCCGGCAGGCGGCGGACGAGATCGTCGCCACCGCCCGGCAGCTCGGCACCACCAATATCATGATCTACCCCTACGCCCACCTCTCCGCCGACCTCTCATCGCCGGAAGCGGCAGTGAGCGCTCTCAAGGGGATCGAGGAGGCTCTCGCCGGCAAGGGCGGTCTCGTCGTGAAGCGGGCGCCATTCGGCTGGTACAAGGCTTTCTCCCTCACCTGCAAGGGCCACCCGCTCTCGGAGCTCTCCCGGACGATCGTCCCCGGCGAAGGAGGAGCGGCCGCTCCGAAGAAGGAGATCCAGCACGAGTTCTTCGTCCTCACTCCCGAAGGGGAGCGGAAGGACCCGGCCGACTACGCCGAGGAGAAGACGCCGTTTGCATCCCTGATCCGGAAGGAGCTCGGCTACCCGAACCCCGAGGGAGCCGAACCGGTCCACGTCGACCTGATGCGTGCGAAGGAGCTCGTGGAGTACGAACCACGCGCGGACGTCGGAAACCACCGCTGGATGCCCCGGGGCAAGCTGATCCGCGACCTCCTCTCCGACTACGTGCTTGCACGGGTGCTCGAGTACGGCGGGATGCCGGTCGAGACTCCGGTGATGTACGACCTCGCCGATAAGGCGATCTCGGAGCACGCCGCCAAGTTCGGGGAGCGGCAGTACCGGTTCAAGAGCGGCAACCGCGACATGATGCTCCGGTTCGCGGCGTGTTTCGGCATGTTCTCCATCATGCACGACATGCACATCTCGCCAAACACCCTCCCGATGAAGCTCTACGAGCTCTCGACCTACTCGTTCCGGCACGAGCAGAAGGGCGAAGTGATCGGGTTGAAGCGCCTCCGCGCCTTCACGATGCCCGACATGCACACCCTCTGCCGCGACGTCGACGGCGCGCTTGCGGCCTTCGAGGAGCAGCTCGTGATGGGCTGGAAGAGCGGCGAGGATCTCGAGACCCCGCTCGTGGGAGTCATCCGGTGCACCCGTGACTTCTACGACCAGTACGAGCTCTGGGTGAAGAAGATGGTCGCGGTCTCCGGCGTCCCGATGCTGATCGAGGTCCTCTCGGACCGGGTCCACTACTGGATAGCAAAGGTCGACCTCGCGGCGATCGATGCGCAGGGAAGGCCGATCGAGAACCCGACGGTCCAGATCGACGTGGAGAGCGCGAACCGGTTCGACATCAAGTATTACACCCCCGAGGGAACGGAAGTCCACCCCCCGATCCTCCACTGCTCGCCCACGGGCTCGATCGAGCGGGTGATCTGCGCGATGCTCGAGGGCACCGCTGCCCAGGAGGTCCCCTCGTTCCCGGCATGGCTCGCCCCGACCCAGGTCAGGCTGGTCCCGGTGGCGGAGCGGCACGTCTGCTTCGCCGAGGAGATCAGCGCCCGCCTGAACGCCGCCTGCATCCGGGCGGACGTCGACGACCGCGACGAGAGCGTGAACAAGAAGGTCCGCGAGGCCGGGATGGACTGGGTCCCCTACGTCGCGGTCATCGGCGACCAGGAGGCCGAGACCGGCAGGCTCACGGTCACCATCCGGAAGCTCTCGGAGAAGAAGAAACCCTACAAGGAGATGATGACCGAAAGCGAGCTCATCCAGGCGGTGAGGATGGAGACCGCCGGAAAGCCCTTCCGTCCGCTCTACACCCCCCGTCAGCTCTCCCGGAAACCCCGGTTCATCTAA